Proteins encoded by one window of Seriola aureovittata isolate HTS-2021-v1 ecotype China chromosome 4, ASM2101889v1, whole genome shotgun sequence:
- the LOC130167526 gene encoding unconventional myosin-Ic-like isoform X1, producing the protein MMELTIQLIPTGEIILSPGKNGENYCHSCKVVASDGVRAMMESALTARDRVGVQDFVLLENYTSEASFIENLRKRFKENLIYTYIGSVLVSVNPYKDLEIYTKNHMERYRGVNFYEVSPHIYAVADNSYRSMRTERKDQCILISGESGAGKTEASKKILQYYAVTCPASEQVQTVKDRLLQSNPVLEAFGNAKTLRNDNSSRFGKYMDVQFDFKGAPVGGHIINYLLEKSRVVHQNHGERNFHIFYQLIEGGEEDLLRRLGLERNPQQYQYLVKGNCPKVSSINDRSDWKVVRKALSVIGFNEDDVEELLNIIASVLHLGNVQYGGEEGNACITSDTQIKYLARLLGVNGAVLTEALTHKKIIAKGEELMSPLNLEQASSARDALSKAVYGRTFTWLVNKINASLAYKDDSYKNYSVIGLLDIYGFEVFQHNSFEQFCINYCNEKLQQLFIELTLKSEQEEYEAEGITWEPVQYFNNKIICDLVEEKFKGIISILDEECLRPGDASDITFLEKLEDTVGGHPHFVTHKLADGKTRKVMGRDEFRLLHYAGEVNYNVNGFLDKNNDLLFRNLKEVMCMSENKILTQCFDREELSDKKRPDTAATQFKASLAKLMEILMSKEPSYVRCIKPNDSKQAGRFDEVLIRHQVKYLGLMENLRVRRAGFAYRRRYEVFLQRYKSLCPDTWPNWQGKLADGVATLVKHLGYKPEEYKLGRSKIFIRFPKTLFATEDALETRKHSLATKLQAGWRGYSQKTKYQKLRTSAIAIQAWWRGILARRRAQRRRQAADTIRRFIKGFIYRHKERCPENEYFLDYVRYSFLMNLHRNLPKNVLDKTWPTPPAALSEASEHLRKLCMQNMVWSYCKKISPEWKHQMEQKMIASEIFKDKKDNYPQSVPKLFVSTRLNGEDINPKVLQTLGAEKMKYAVPVTKYDRKGYKARPRQLLLTGNSAVIIEEAKLKQRIEYGALKGISVSSLSDGLFVLHVPSDDNKQKGDVVLQSDHVIETLTKIAICAEKINSININQGSIKFTVGQGKEGIIDFTPGSELLVAKAKNGHLSVTAPRLNSR; encoded by the exons GTGGTGGCTAGTGACGGGGTGCGGGCTATGATGGAGTCGGCCCTGACAGCCAGAGACCGGGTGGGCGTGCAGGACTTTGTCCTGCTGGAGAACTACACCAGCGAGGCCTCCTTCATCGAGAACCTGCGCAAGCGCTTCAAAGAGAACCTCATCTAT ACTTACATTGGTTCAGTGCTGGTGTCAGTGAACCCGTACAAAGACCTGGAGATCTACACCAAGAACCACATGGAGCGATACCGCGGGGTCAACTTCTACGAGGTCTCACCGCACAT ctacGCCGTGGCAGACAACTCGTACCGCTCCATGAGGACGGAGAGGAAGGACCAGTGCATCCTGATCTCCGGGGAGAGTGGAGCCGGGAAGACGGAGGCGTCCAAGAAGATCCTGCAGTACTACGCCGTCACCTGTCCGGCCAGCGAGCAGGTGCAGACCGTCAAAGACCGGCTGCTGCAGTCCAACCCCGTgctggag GCCTTCGGCAATGCCAAGACGTTGCGTAACGACAACTCAAGCCGCTTTGGCAAGTACATGGACGTTCAGTTTGACTTCAAG GGCGCCCCGGTGGGAGGCCACATTATCAACTACCTGCTGGAGAAGTCCCGCGTGGTCCACCAGAACCACGGCGAGAGGAACTTCCACATCTTCTACCAGCTGAtcgagggaggggaggaagaccTGCTGAGACGCCTGGGCCTGGAGAGGAACCCCCAGCAGTACCAGTACCTGGTCAAA ggTAACTGTCCCAAAGTGAGCTCCATCAACGACCGCAGTGACTGGAAGGTGGTGAGGAAAGCGCTGAGCGTGATCGGCTTCAACGAGGACGACGTGGAG GAGCTGTTGAACATAATCGCCAGCGTGCTCCACCTGGGGAACGTGCAGTACGGCGGGGAGGAGGGAAACGCCTGCATCACCTCCGACACGCAGATAAAGTACCTGGCCAGG ttgTTAGGGGTGAATGGAGCAGTGCTGACGGAGGCGCTCACACACAAGAAGATAATCGCCAAGGGAGAGGAG CTGATGAGCCCTCTGAACCTGGAGCAGGCGTCGTCAGCTCGAGATGCTTTGTCCAAGGCCGTGTACGGACGCACCTTCACCTGGCTGGTGAACAAGATCAATGCCTCACTGGCAtacaag gACGACTCCTATAAGAATTACTCTGTCATCGGCCTGTTGGACATCTATGGCTTTGAGGTCTTCCAGCACAACAG cTTTGAGCAGTTCTGCATCAACTACTGCAacgagaagctgcagcagctcttcatCGAGCTCACCCTCAAGTCCGAGCAGGAGGAGTACGAGGCCGAAGGCATCACG TGGGAGCCGGTTCAGTACTTCAACAACAAGATCATCTGTGACCTGGTGGAGGAGAAGTTCAAAGGCATCATCTCCATTCTG GATGAGGAGTGTCTTCGGCCCGGAGACGCCAGTGATATCACCTTcctggagaagctggaggacACGGTGGGAGGACACCCACACTTTGTCAC TCACAAGCTGGCCGATGGAAAGACCCGGAAGGTGATGGGCCGTGACGAATTCAGACTGCTGCATTACGCAGGAGAGGTCAACTACAATGTcaacg gATTTCTGGACAAGAACAACGACCTGCTGTTCAGGAACTTAAAAGAG gtcatGTGTATGTCGGAGAACAAGATCCTGACCCAGTGTTTTGACCGGGAGGAGCTGAGTGACAAGAAACGCccagacaca GCAGCCACCCAGTTCAAAGCCAGTCTGGCGAAACTCATGGAGATCCTCATGTCCAAGGAGCCGTCGTACGTCCGCTGCATCAAGCCCAATGACTCCAAGCAAGCAG GTCGGTTCGATGAGGTGCTGATCCGTCACCAGGTCAAGTACCTGGGACTGATGGAGAATCTGAGGGTGAGGAGGGCCGGCTTCGCTTACAGACGACGCTACGAGGTCTTCCTGCAGAG gtaCAAGTCACTGTGTCCCGACACGTGGCCGAACTGGCAGGGGAAACTGGCGGACGGAGTGGCCACACTGGTCAAACACCTGGGATACAAGCCGGAGGAGTACAAACTGGGcag atCCAAAATCTTCATCCGTTTCCCAAAGACCTTGTTTGCCACCGAGGACGCTCTAGAGACCAGGAAACACAGTCTTG CCACCAAGCTGCAGGCGGGATGGAGAGGCTACAGCCAGAAGACCAAATACCAGAAACTCAGAACTTCAG CTATCGCCATCCAGGCCTGGTGGAGGGGCATCCTGGCCAGGAGGAGGGCCCAGCGCAGGCGTCAGGCCGCAGATACTATTCGCAG GTTCATCAAGGGCTTCATATACCGCCACAAGGAGCGCTGCCCCGAGAACGAGTACTTCCTGGATTATGTTCGCTACTCCTTCCTCATGAACCTGCACAGGAACCTGCCGAAGAACGTCCTGGACAAAACCTGGCCGACACCTCCAGCTGCTCTCTCTGAG GCGTCAGAGCATTTGCGTAAGCTGTGCATGCAGAACATGGTGTGGAGCTACTGCAAGAAGATCAGTCCCGAGTGGAAGCACCAG ATGGAGCAGAAGATGATCGCCAGCGAGATCTTCAAGGACAAGAAGGACAACTACCCACAGAGCGTTCCCAAACTGTTCGTCAGCACGAGACTCA ACGGCGAGGACATCAACCCCAAGGTGCTGCAGACTCTGGGCGCTGAGAAGATGAAG TACGCAGTGCCAGTCACCAAGTACGACAGGAAAGGATACAAAGCTCGACCCCGTCAGCTGCTGCTCACCGGAAACAGCGCCGTTATCATAGAGGAGGCCAAACTCAAGCAGCGCATCGAGTACGGAGCcctgaaag GGATCTCCGTCAGCTCCCTCAGCGACGGCCTGTTCGTTCTGCACGTGCCCAGTGACGACAACAAACAGAAG GGAGACGTAGTTCTGCAGAGCGACCATGTGATCGAGACTTTAACCAAGATCGCGATCTGCGCCGAGAAAATCAACAGCATCAACATCAACCAGGGCAG TATAAAGTTTACAGTTGGCCAGGGGAAAGAGGGGATCATAGACTTCACACCCGGATCAGAACTACTGGTGGCGAAGGCTAAGAATGGACACTTGTCTGTG ACGGCTCCCAGACTGAACTCAAGATga
- the LOC130167526 gene encoding unconventional myosin-Ic-like isoform X3, producing the protein MMESALTARDRVGVQDFVLLENYTSEASFIENLRKRFKENLIYTYIGSVLVSVNPYKDLEIYTKNHMERYRGVNFYEVSPHIYAVADNSYRSMRTERKDQCILISGESGAGKTEASKKILQYYAVTCPASEQVQTVKDRLLQSNPVLEAFGNAKTLRNDNSSRFGKYMDVQFDFKGAPVGGHIINYLLEKSRVVHQNHGERNFHIFYQLIEGGEEDLLRRLGLERNPQQYQYLVKGNCPKVSSINDRSDWKVVRKALSVIGFNEDDVEELLNIIASVLHLGNVQYGGEEGNACITSDTQIKYLARLLGVNGAVLTEALTHKKIIAKGEELMSPLNLEQASSARDALSKAVYGRTFTWLVNKINASLAYKDDSYKNYSVIGLLDIYGFEVFQHNSFEQFCINYCNEKLQQLFIELTLKSEQEEYEAEGITWEPVQYFNNKIICDLVEEKFKGIISILDEECLRPGDASDITFLEKLEDTVGGHPHFVTHKLADGKTRKVMGRDEFRLLHYAGEVNYNVNGFLDKNNDLLFRNLKEVMCMSENKILTQCFDREELSDKKRPDTAATQFKASLAKLMEILMSKEPSYVRCIKPNDSKQAGRFDEVLIRHQVKYLGLMENLRVRRAGFAYRRRYEVFLQRYKSLCPDTWPNWQGKLADGVATLVKHLGYKPEEYKLGRSKIFIRFPKTLFATEDALETRKHSLATKLQAGWRGYSQKTKYQKLRTSAIAIQAWWRGILARRRAQRRRQAADTIRRFIKGFIYRHKERCPENEYFLDYVRYSFLMNLHRNLPKNVLDKTWPTPPAALSEASEHLRKLCMQNMVWSYCKKISPEWKHQMEQKMIASEIFKDKKDNYPQSVPKLFVSTRLNGEDINPKVLQTLGAEKMKYAVPVTKYDRKGYKARPRQLLLTGNSAVIIEEAKLKQRIEYGALKGISVSSLSDGLFVLHVPSDDNKQKGDVVLQSDHVIETLTKIAICAEKINSININQGSIKFTVGQGKEGIIDFTPGSELLVAKAKNGHLSVTAPRLNSR; encoded by the exons ATGATGGAGTCGGCCCTGACAGCCAGAGACCGGGTGGGCGTGCAGGACTTTGTCCTGCTGGAGAACTACACCAGCGAGGCCTCCTTCATCGAGAACCTGCGCAAGCGCTTCAAAGAGAACCTCATCTAT ACTTACATTGGTTCAGTGCTGGTGTCAGTGAACCCGTACAAAGACCTGGAGATCTACACCAAGAACCACATGGAGCGATACCGCGGGGTCAACTTCTACGAGGTCTCACCGCACAT ctacGCCGTGGCAGACAACTCGTACCGCTCCATGAGGACGGAGAGGAAGGACCAGTGCATCCTGATCTCCGGGGAGAGTGGAGCCGGGAAGACGGAGGCGTCCAAGAAGATCCTGCAGTACTACGCCGTCACCTGTCCGGCCAGCGAGCAGGTGCAGACCGTCAAAGACCGGCTGCTGCAGTCCAACCCCGTgctggag GCCTTCGGCAATGCCAAGACGTTGCGTAACGACAACTCAAGCCGCTTTGGCAAGTACATGGACGTTCAGTTTGACTTCAAG GGCGCCCCGGTGGGAGGCCACATTATCAACTACCTGCTGGAGAAGTCCCGCGTGGTCCACCAGAACCACGGCGAGAGGAACTTCCACATCTTCTACCAGCTGAtcgagggaggggaggaagaccTGCTGAGACGCCTGGGCCTGGAGAGGAACCCCCAGCAGTACCAGTACCTGGTCAAA ggTAACTGTCCCAAAGTGAGCTCCATCAACGACCGCAGTGACTGGAAGGTGGTGAGGAAAGCGCTGAGCGTGATCGGCTTCAACGAGGACGACGTGGAG GAGCTGTTGAACATAATCGCCAGCGTGCTCCACCTGGGGAACGTGCAGTACGGCGGGGAGGAGGGAAACGCCTGCATCACCTCCGACACGCAGATAAAGTACCTGGCCAGG ttgTTAGGGGTGAATGGAGCAGTGCTGACGGAGGCGCTCACACACAAGAAGATAATCGCCAAGGGAGAGGAG CTGATGAGCCCTCTGAACCTGGAGCAGGCGTCGTCAGCTCGAGATGCTTTGTCCAAGGCCGTGTACGGACGCACCTTCACCTGGCTGGTGAACAAGATCAATGCCTCACTGGCAtacaag gACGACTCCTATAAGAATTACTCTGTCATCGGCCTGTTGGACATCTATGGCTTTGAGGTCTTCCAGCACAACAG cTTTGAGCAGTTCTGCATCAACTACTGCAacgagaagctgcagcagctcttcatCGAGCTCACCCTCAAGTCCGAGCAGGAGGAGTACGAGGCCGAAGGCATCACG TGGGAGCCGGTTCAGTACTTCAACAACAAGATCATCTGTGACCTGGTGGAGGAGAAGTTCAAAGGCATCATCTCCATTCTG GATGAGGAGTGTCTTCGGCCCGGAGACGCCAGTGATATCACCTTcctggagaagctggaggacACGGTGGGAGGACACCCACACTTTGTCAC TCACAAGCTGGCCGATGGAAAGACCCGGAAGGTGATGGGCCGTGACGAATTCAGACTGCTGCATTACGCAGGAGAGGTCAACTACAATGTcaacg gATTTCTGGACAAGAACAACGACCTGCTGTTCAGGAACTTAAAAGAG gtcatGTGTATGTCGGAGAACAAGATCCTGACCCAGTGTTTTGACCGGGAGGAGCTGAGTGACAAGAAACGCccagacaca GCAGCCACCCAGTTCAAAGCCAGTCTGGCGAAACTCATGGAGATCCTCATGTCCAAGGAGCCGTCGTACGTCCGCTGCATCAAGCCCAATGACTCCAAGCAAGCAG GTCGGTTCGATGAGGTGCTGATCCGTCACCAGGTCAAGTACCTGGGACTGATGGAGAATCTGAGGGTGAGGAGGGCCGGCTTCGCTTACAGACGACGCTACGAGGTCTTCCTGCAGAG gtaCAAGTCACTGTGTCCCGACACGTGGCCGAACTGGCAGGGGAAACTGGCGGACGGAGTGGCCACACTGGTCAAACACCTGGGATACAAGCCGGAGGAGTACAAACTGGGcag atCCAAAATCTTCATCCGTTTCCCAAAGACCTTGTTTGCCACCGAGGACGCTCTAGAGACCAGGAAACACAGTCTTG CCACCAAGCTGCAGGCGGGATGGAGAGGCTACAGCCAGAAGACCAAATACCAGAAACTCAGAACTTCAG CTATCGCCATCCAGGCCTGGTGGAGGGGCATCCTGGCCAGGAGGAGGGCCCAGCGCAGGCGTCAGGCCGCAGATACTATTCGCAG GTTCATCAAGGGCTTCATATACCGCCACAAGGAGCGCTGCCCCGAGAACGAGTACTTCCTGGATTATGTTCGCTACTCCTTCCTCATGAACCTGCACAGGAACCTGCCGAAGAACGTCCTGGACAAAACCTGGCCGACACCTCCAGCTGCTCTCTCTGAG GCGTCAGAGCATTTGCGTAAGCTGTGCATGCAGAACATGGTGTGGAGCTACTGCAAGAAGATCAGTCCCGAGTGGAAGCACCAG ATGGAGCAGAAGATGATCGCCAGCGAGATCTTCAAGGACAAGAAGGACAACTACCCACAGAGCGTTCCCAAACTGTTCGTCAGCACGAGACTCA ACGGCGAGGACATCAACCCCAAGGTGCTGCAGACTCTGGGCGCTGAGAAGATGAAG TACGCAGTGCCAGTCACCAAGTACGACAGGAAAGGATACAAAGCTCGACCCCGTCAGCTGCTGCTCACCGGAAACAGCGCCGTTATCATAGAGGAGGCCAAACTCAAGCAGCGCATCGAGTACGGAGCcctgaaag GGATCTCCGTCAGCTCCCTCAGCGACGGCCTGTTCGTTCTGCACGTGCCCAGTGACGACAACAAACAGAAG GGAGACGTAGTTCTGCAGAGCGACCATGTGATCGAGACTTTAACCAAGATCGCGATCTGCGCCGAGAAAATCAACAGCATCAACATCAACCAGGGCAG TATAAAGTTTACAGTTGGCCAGGGGAAAGAGGGGATCATAGACTTCACACCCGGATCAGAACTACTGGTGGCGAAGGCTAAGAATGGACACTTGTCTGTG ACGGCTCCCAGACTGAACTCAAGATga
- the LOC130167526 gene encoding unconventional myosin-Ic-like isoform X2: protein MKYRPLVVASDGVRAMMESALTARDRVGVQDFVLLENYTSEASFIENLRKRFKENLIYTYIGSVLVSVNPYKDLEIYTKNHMERYRGVNFYEVSPHIYAVADNSYRSMRTERKDQCILISGESGAGKTEASKKILQYYAVTCPASEQVQTVKDRLLQSNPVLEAFGNAKTLRNDNSSRFGKYMDVQFDFKGAPVGGHIINYLLEKSRVVHQNHGERNFHIFYQLIEGGEEDLLRRLGLERNPQQYQYLVKGNCPKVSSINDRSDWKVVRKALSVIGFNEDDVEELLNIIASVLHLGNVQYGGEEGNACITSDTQIKYLARLLGVNGAVLTEALTHKKIIAKGEELMSPLNLEQASSARDALSKAVYGRTFTWLVNKINASLAYKDDSYKNYSVIGLLDIYGFEVFQHNSFEQFCINYCNEKLQQLFIELTLKSEQEEYEAEGITWEPVQYFNNKIICDLVEEKFKGIISILDEECLRPGDASDITFLEKLEDTVGGHPHFVTHKLADGKTRKVMGRDEFRLLHYAGEVNYNVNGFLDKNNDLLFRNLKEVMCMSENKILTQCFDREELSDKKRPDTAATQFKASLAKLMEILMSKEPSYVRCIKPNDSKQAGRFDEVLIRHQVKYLGLMENLRVRRAGFAYRRRYEVFLQRYKSLCPDTWPNWQGKLADGVATLVKHLGYKPEEYKLGRSKIFIRFPKTLFATEDALETRKHSLATKLQAGWRGYSQKTKYQKLRTSAIAIQAWWRGILARRRAQRRRQAADTIRRFIKGFIYRHKERCPENEYFLDYVRYSFLMNLHRNLPKNVLDKTWPTPPAALSEASEHLRKLCMQNMVWSYCKKISPEWKHQMEQKMIASEIFKDKKDNYPQSVPKLFVSTRLNGEDINPKVLQTLGAEKMKYAVPVTKYDRKGYKARPRQLLLTGNSAVIIEEAKLKQRIEYGALKGISVSSLSDGLFVLHVPSDDNKQKGDVVLQSDHVIETLTKIAICAEKINSININQGSIKFTVGQGKEGIIDFTPGSELLVAKAKNGHLSVTAPRLNSR, encoded by the exons GTGGTGGCTAGTGACGGGGTGCGGGCTATGATGGAGTCGGCCCTGACAGCCAGAGACCGGGTGGGCGTGCAGGACTTTGTCCTGCTGGAGAACTACACCAGCGAGGCCTCCTTCATCGAGAACCTGCGCAAGCGCTTCAAAGAGAACCTCATCTAT ACTTACATTGGTTCAGTGCTGGTGTCAGTGAACCCGTACAAAGACCTGGAGATCTACACCAAGAACCACATGGAGCGATACCGCGGGGTCAACTTCTACGAGGTCTCACCGCACAT ctacGCCGTGGCAGACAACTCGTACCGCTCCATGAGGACGGAGAGGAAGGACCAGTGCATCCTGATCTCCGGGGAGAGTGGAGCCGGGAAGACGGAGGCGTCCAAGAAGATCCTGCAGTACTACGCCGTCACCTGTCCGGCCAGCGAGCAGGTGCAGACCGTCAAAGACCGGCTGCTGCAGTCCAACCCCGTgctggag GCCTTCGGCAATGCCAAGACGTTGCGTAACGACAACTCAAGCCGCTTTGGCAAGTACATGGACGTTCAGTTTGACTTCAAG GGCGCCCCGGTGGGAGGCCACATTATCAACTACCTGCTGGAGAAGTCCCGCGTGGTCCACCAGAACCACGGCGAGAGGAACTTCCACATCTTCTACCAGCTGAtcgagggaggggaggaagaccTGCTGAGACGCCTGGGCCTGGAGAGGAACCCCCAGCAGTACCAGTACCTGGTCAAA ggTAACTGTCCCAAAGTGAGCTCCATCAACGACCGCAGTGACTGGAAGGTGGTGAGGAAAGCGCTGAGCGTGATCGGCTTCAACGAGGACGACGTGGAG GAGCTGTTGAACATAATCGCCAGCGTGCTCCACCTGGGGAACGTGCAGTACGGCGGGGAGGAGGGAAACGCCTGCATCACCTCCGACACGCAGATAAAGTACCTGGCCAGG ttgTTAGGGGTGAATGGAGCAGTGCTGACGGAGGCGCTCACACACAAGAAGATAATCGCCAAGGGAGAGGAG CTGATGAGCCCTCTGAACCTGGAGCAGGCGTCGTCAGCTCGAGATGCTTTGTCCAAGGCCGTGTACGGACGCACCTTCACCTGGCTGGTGAACAAGATCAATGCCTCACTGGCAtacaag gACGACTCCTATAAGAATTACTCTGTCATCGGCCTGTTGGACATCTATGGCTTTGAGGTCTTCCAGCACAACAG cTTTGAGCAGTTCTGCATCAACTACTGCAacgagaagctgcagcagctcttcatCGAGCTCACCCTCAAGTCCGAGCAGGAGGAGTACGAGGCCGAAGGCATCACG TGGGAGCCGGTTCAGTACTTCAACAACAAGATCATCTGTGACCTGGTGGAGGAGAAGTTCAAAGGCATCATCTCCATTCTG GATGAGGAGTGTCTTCGGCCCGGAGACGCCAGTGATATCACCTTcctggagaagctggaggacACGGTGGGAGGACACCCACACTTTGTCAC TCACAAGCTGGCCGATGGAAAGACCCGGAAGGTGATGGGCCGTGACGAATTCAGACTGCTGCATTACGCAGGAGAGGTCAACTACAATGTcaacg gATTTCTGGACAAGAACAACGACCTGCTGTTCAGGAACTTAAAAGAG gtcatGTGTATGTCGGAGAACAAGATCCTGACCCAGTGTTTTGACCGGGAGGAGCTGAGTGACAAGAAACGCccagacaca GCAGCCACCCAGTTCAAAGCCAGTCTGGCGAAACTCATGGAGATCCTCATGTCCAAGGAGCCGTCGTACGTCCGCTGCATCAAGCCCAATGACTCCAAGCAAGCAG GTCGGTTCGATGAGGTGCTGATCCGTCACCAGGTCAAGTACCTGGGACTGATGGAGAATCTGAGGGTGAGGAGGGCCGGCTTCGCTTACAGACGACGCTACGAGGTCTTCCTGCAGAG gtaCAAGTCACTGTGTCCCGACACGTGGCCGAACTGGCAGGGGAAACTGGCGGACGGAGTGGCCACACTGGTCAAACACCTGGGATACAAGCCGGAGGAGTACAAACTGGGcag atCCAAAATCTTCATCCGTTTCCCAAAGACCTTGTTTGCCACCGAGGACGCTCTAGAGACCAGGAAACACAGTCTTG CCACCAAGCTGCAGGCGGGATGGAGAGGCTACAGCCAGAAGACCAAATACCAGAAACTCAGAACTTCAG CTATCGCCATCCAGGCCTGGTGGAGGGGCATCCTGGCCAGGAGGAGGGCCCAGCGCAGGCGTCAGGCCGCAGATACTATTCGCAG GTTCATCAAGGGCTTCATATACCGCCACAAGGAGCGCTGCCCCGAGAACGAGTACTTCCTGGATTATGTTCGCTACTCCTTCCTCATGAACCTGCACAGGAACCTGCCGAAGAACGTCCTGGACAAAACCTGGCCGACACCTCCAGCTGCTCTCTCTGAG GCGTCAGAGCATTTGCGTAAGCTGTGCATGCAGAACATGGTGTGGAGCTACTGCAAGAAGATCAGTCCCGAGTGGAAGCACCAG ATGGAGCAGAAGATGATCGCCAGCGAGATCTTCAAGGACAAGAAGGACAACTACCCACAGAGCGTTCCCAAACTGTTCGTCAGCACGAGACTCA ACGGCGAGGACATCAACCCCAAGGTGCTGCAGACTCTGGGCGCTGAGAAGATGAAG TACGCAGTGCCAGTCACCAAGTACGACAGGAAAGGATACAAAGCTCGACCCCGTCAGCTGCTGCTCACCGGAAACAGCGCCGTTATCATAGAGGAGGCCAAACTCAAGCAGCGCATCGAGTACGGAGCcctgaaag GGATCTCCGTCAGCTCCCTCAGCGACGGCCTGTTCGTTCTGCACGTGCCCAGTGACGACAACAAACAGAAG GGAGACGTAGTTCTGCAGAGCGACCATGTGATCGAGACTTTAACCAAGATCGCGATCTGCGCCGAGAAAATCAACAGCATCAACATCAACCAGGGCAG TATAAAGTTTACAGTTGGCCAGGGGAAAGAGGGGATCATAGACTTCACACCCGGATCAGAACTACTGGTGGCGAAGGCTAAGAATGGACACTTGTCTGTG ACGGCTCCCAGACTGAACTCAAGATga